A stretch of Cherax quadricarinatus isolate ZL_2023a chromosome 24, ASM3850222v1, whole genome shotgun sequence DNA encodes these proteins:
- the LOC128690822 gene encoding transcription factor E3 isoform X1, with translation MVAASSMSLVNTVLHTAGNITITTILVSATYIHPCLSISHSQVVIVRPREAVAHFLLYLLLMKSLEHDIVEEILKLEEEMQVGGSSQRRATTIPAVSLALLAQPDVALPSCLYGTSADLHTASTSYAHVPEVTSEASASSSTATVCMKNKRRKENRNMFERKRRTNINERIKELASLLPRRNEPYFEVVRDLRHSTGQILKASVNYIRRLKVDVEHSKKIEAQRLSLEQENQRLLARIKVLEAKLQLLSVTTQDVTSHPGPATTPESKHDRRC, from the exons ATGGTGGCAGCAAGCAGCATGTCACTAGtaaacacagtgttgcacactgcAGGaaacattaccatcactactatactCGTCTCTGCAACCTACatacacccctgcctctccaTCTCACACAG TCAAGTGGTGATTGTCAGACCTCGGGAAGCAGTGGCAcacttcctgttatacctgctacTGATGAAATCTCTGGAACATGACATCGTGGAGGAAATTCTCAAGCTGGAGGAAGAGATGCAGGTCGGTGGAAGCAGCCAGCGCAGAGCCACCACCATACCAGCAGTGTCTCTGGCACTGCTGGCTCAACCTGACGTGGCACTACCAAGTTGTCTTTATGGTACCAGTGCTGACTTACATACAGCATCCACTTCTTATGCACATGTACCTGAAGTGACGAGTGAGGCGTCTGCTAGTAGTTCTACGGCTACGGTCTGCATGAAGAACAAACGACGGAAAGAAAATCGCAACATGTTTGAGCGAAAGAGAAGAACCAACATcaacgaaagaatcaaagagctTGCTTCTCTGCTGCCCAGGAGGAACGAACCATATTTTGAGGTTGTCCGTGATCTTCGACACAGCACTGGGCAAATATTGAAAGCTTCTGTCAACTACATACGCAGGCTTAAAGTGGATGTAGAGCACAGCAAGAAGATAGAAGCACAACGACTCTCTTTGGAACAAGAGAACCAGCGACTTCTTGCACGAATTAAGGTGCTGGAAGCAAAGCTGCAGCTCCTCAGTGTTACAACGCAGGACGTCACCTCTCACCCAGGTCCTGCCACAACACCTGAGAGCAAACACGATAGAAGGTGCTAA
- the LOC128690822 gene encoding transcription factor E3 isoform X2: protein MVAASSMSLVNTVLHTAGNITITTILVSATYIHPCLSISHRPREAVAHFLLYLLLMKSLEHDIVEEILKLEEEMQVGGSSQRRATTIPAVSLALLAQPDVALPSCLYGTSADLHTASTSYAHVPEVTSEASASSSTATVCMKNKRRKENRNMFERKRRTNINERIKELASLLPRRNEPYFEVVRDLRHSTGQILKASVNYIRRLKVDVEHSKKIEAQRLSLEQENQRLLARIKVLEAKLQLLSVTTQDVTSHPGPATTPESKHDRRC, encoded by the exons ATGGTGGCAGCAAGCAGCATGTCACTAGtaaacacagtgttgcacactgcAGGaaacattaccatcactactatactCGTCTCTGCAACCTACatacacccctgcctctccaTCTCACACAG ACCTCGGGAAGCAGTGGCAcacttcctgttatacctgctacTGATGAAATCTCTGGAACATGACATCGTGGAGGAAATTCTCAAGCTGGAGGAAGAGATGCAGGTCGGTGGAAGCAGCCAGCGCAGAGCCACCACCATACCAGCAGTGTCTCTGGCACTGCTGGCTCAACCTGACGTGGCACTACCAAGTTGTCTTTATGGTACCAGTGCTGACTTACATACAGCATCCACTTCTTATGCACATGTACCTGAAGTGACGAGTGAGGCGTCTGCTAGTAGTTCTACGGCTACGGTCTGCATGAAGAACAAACGACGGAAAGAAAATCGCAACATGTTTGAGCGAAAGAGAAGAACCAACATcaacgaaagaatcaaagagctTGCTTCTCTGCTGCCCAGGAGGAACGAACCATATTTTGAGGTTGTCCGTGATCTTCGACACAGCACTGGGCAAATATTGAAAGCTTCTGTCAACTACATACGCAGGCTTAAAGTGGATGTAGAGCACAGCAAGAAGATAGAAGCACAACGACTCTCTTTGGAACAAGAGAACCAGCGACTTCTTGCACGAATTAAGGTGCTGGAAGCAAAGCTGCAGCTCCTCAGTGTTACAACGCAGGACGTCACCTCTCACCCAGGTCCTGCCACAACACCTGAGAGCAAACACGATAGAAGGTGCTAA